The Cellulomonas sp. S1-8 genome has a window encoding:
- a CDS encoding CpaF family protein — MDGVAILEGEVRELIRRRGVDPVRDRAGVVALVHAAMADYDERSLIGSVPALADTAAAHKAVVDAVAGLGPLQRYLDDDEVEEIWINSPSQVFVARRGEPELTTTILTESQVRDLVERMLKVSGRRLDLSSPFVDASLPGGERLHAVIPDVTRRHWSVNIRKYVVRATSMEDMVALGSLTPQSAAFLQSAVRVGLNVLVSGATQAGKTTMLNALAGAVPPRERVISCEEVFELRPAVRDWVAMQTRQPNLEGTGEITLRRLVKEALRMRPDRLLVGEVREAEALDLLIALNSGVPAMCTIHASSAREALVKLCTLPLLAGENISDRFVVPTVASSVDLVVHLELDSRGRRRTREIVAVPGRVEAGVVETADLFTTRGGMLVRGDGFPPHPERFARAGVDVVAMLRQA; from the coding sequence ACCGCGCCGGCGTCGTCGCGCTCGTCCACGCGGCGATGGCCGACTACGACGAGCGTTCCCTCATCGGCTCGGTGCCGGCGCTGGCGGACACGGCGGCCGCGCACAAGGCGGTCGTCGACGCGGTCGCGGGCCTCGGGCCGCTGCAGCGGTACCTCGACGACGACGAGGTCGAGGAGATCTGGATCAACTCGCCGTCCCAGGTGTTCGTCGCGCGGCGCGGCGAACCCGAGCTGACGACGACGATCCTCACCGAGTCGCAGGTGCGGGACCTCGTCGAGCGGATGCTCAAGGTGTCCGGCCGCCGGCTGGACCTGTCGAGCCCGTTCGTCGACGCGTCGCTGCCCGGCGGGGAGCGCCTGCACGCGGTGATCCCCGACGTCACGCGGCGGCACTGGTCGGTCAACATCCGCAAGTACGTGGTGCGCGCCACGAGCATGGAGGACATGGTCGCCCTGGGGTCGTTGACCCCGCAGTCCGCGGCGTTCCTGCAGTCCGCGGTGCGCGTCGGGCTCAACGTGCTGGTCTCCGGGGCCACGCAGGCCGGCAAGACCACGATGCTCAACGCCCTGGCCGGTGCCGTGCCCCCGCGCGAGCGGGTCATCAGCTGCGAGGAGGTCTTCGAGCTGCGACCCGCGGTGCGCGACTGGGTCGCGATGCAGACGCGGCAGCCGAACCTCGAGGGCACGGGCGAGATCACGCTGCGGCGCCTGGTCAAGGAGGCGCTGCGCATGCGCCCCGACCGGCTCCTGGTGGGGGAGGTGCGCGAGGCCGAGGCGCTCGACCTGCTCATCGCACTCAACAGCGGCGTGCCGGCGATGTGCACCATCCACGCGAGCTCGGCGCGCGAGGCGCTGGTCAAGCTGTGCACCCTGCCGCTGCTCGCGGGGGAGAACATCTCGGACCGGTTCGTCGTGCCGACGGTAGCGTCGTCGGTGGACCTCGTCGTGCACCTCGAGCTCGACTCCCGGGGTCGGCGCCGCACCCGCGAGATCGTCGCCGTCCCCGGGCGCGTCGAGGCCGGGGTCGTCGAGACCGCCGACCTGTTCACGACGCGCGGCGGCATGCTGGTGCGCGGGGACGGGTTCCCGCCGCACCCCGAGCGCTTCGCGCGCGCGGGTGTGGACGTCGTCGCGATGCTGCGGCAGGCCTGA
- a CDS encoding type II secretion system F family protein: MGVVVGLLLGAGLACVWWSWWPVVTVVGGRRDGWAARVHDTLTQAEVTGVTPGGLVAVSALVGLVVAAVSFLVVPVAAVSLCFGAFAATAPWTLVRGRARRRLASTRELWPDVVDHLASGVRAGLSLPEAVAQLGDRGPSELRPPFRAFAEDYRATGRFTDSLDALKDRLADPVADRIVEALRLTRDVGGTDLGRLLRTLSSFLRDDLRTRGEIEARQSWTVYAARLAVAAPWVVLAMLATRPEAIRAYDSAAGAVVLLVGAASTVIAYRLMLRVARLPDDPRVLR; this comes from the coding sequence GTGGGCGTCGTCGTGGGGCTGCTGCTCGGGGCCGGGCTGGCGTGCGTGTGGTGGTCGTGGTGGCCCGTCGTCACCGTGGTCGGGGGCCGTCGCGACGGCTGGGCCGCACGCGTGCACGACACGCTGACGCAGGCCGAGGTCACGGGGGTCACGCCCGGCGGGCTGGTCGCCGTCAGCGCGCTCGTCGGGCTCGTGGTCGCGGCGGTCTCGTTCCTGGTCGTGCCCGTGGCGGCGGTGAGCCTGTGCTTCGGTGCCTTCGCGGCGACGGCACCGTGGACGCTCGTGCGCGGACGCGCGCGGCGCCGGCTCGCGAGCACGCGTGAGCTGTGGCCCGACGTGGTCGACCACCTCGCGTCGGGCGTCCGCGCGGGGCTGTCGCTGCCCGAGGCGGTCGCGCAGCTCGGCGACCGCGGACCGAGCGAGCTGCGCCCGCCGTTCCGTGCGTTCGCCGAGGACTACCGCGCCACCGGCCGCTTCACCGACAGCCTCGACGCGTTGAAGGACCGGCTCGCCGACCCCGTCGCCGACCGGATCGTCGAGGCGTTGCGCCTCACGCGCGACGTCGGTGGCACCGACCTCGGGCGGCTGCTGCGCACGCTGTCCTCGTTCCTGCGCGACGACCTGCGCACCCGCGGCGAGATCGAGGCCCGGCAGAGCTGGACCGTGTACGCCGCGCGGCTGGCGGTCGCCGCACCCTGGGTGGTGCTGGCGATGCTGGCGACCCGACCCGAGGCGATCCGCGCGTACGACTCGGCGGCGGGCGCCGTCGTGCTGCTGGTGGGCGCCGCGAGCACCGTGATCGCCTACCGGCTCATGCTGCGCGTCGCGCGGCTGCCCGACGACCCGCGGGTGCTGCGGTGA
- a CDS encoding type II secretion system F family protein, whose amino-acid sequence MSPGVVGALVGLLGGCGLALVVLRLGARRITLEQRVGPYLRTRGTSSLLRVEAVRGPWGTVERLVAPFLADGVRLVARIGSPTAELRSRLARAGRRETVEQFRAQQVVSGVVGIAVGLLLAVLLAATRGGALVPLVALVVVAGFVGALAPDWVLGQQVARREARLLAQMPTVTELLALAVSAGEGATGALERVVRQTHGELADELARTLADARAGAPLTTALQGLADRTGLTALARFAEGVAVAVERGSPLADVLRAQAQDVREEGRRALMQTGGRKEVLMMVPVVFLILPVTVLFAVFPSAVILRVGL is encoded by the coding sequence GTGAGCCCGGGAGTCGTGGGGGCGCTCGTCGGCCTGCTCGGCGGCTGCGGGCTCGCGCTCGTGGTGCTGCGGCTCGGCGCGCGACGCATCACGCTCGAGCAGCGCGTCGGGCCGTACCTGCGCACCCGCGGCACGTCGTCGCTGCTGCGGGTCGAGGCCGTCCGTGGACCCTGGGGCACGGTCGAGCGGCTCGTCGCCCCGTTCCTCGCCGACGGTGTGCGGCTCGTCGCGCGCATCGGCTCCCCGACCGCGGAGCTGCGGTCGCGGCTCGCGCGCGCCGGCCGCAGGGAGACGGTCGAGCAGTTCCGCGCGCAGCAGGTCGTGTCCGGCGTGGTCGGGATCGCCGTGGGGCTGCTGCTCGCGGTGCTGCTCGCCGCGACGCGCGGCGGCGCCCTCGTGCCGCTGGTCGCGCTCGTCGTCGTCGCCGGCTTCGTCGGTGCGCTCGCGCCCGACTGGGTCCTGGGGCAGCAGGTCGCACGGCGCGAGGCGCGCCTGCTCGCGCAGATGCCGACCGTCACCGAGCTGCTCGCCCTGGCCGTCAGCGCCGGGGAGGGTGCCACGGGTGCGCTCGAGCGCGTCGTGCGCCAGACGCATGGCGAGCTGGCCGACGAGCTAGCGCGCACCCTCGCCGACGCGCGGGCGGGTGCGCCGCTGACCACGGCCCTGCAGGGGCTCGCGGACCGGACGGGGCTGACGGCCCTGGCGCGGTTCGCCGAGGGGGTCGCGGTGGCCGTCGAGCGCGGGTCCCCCCTCGCCGACGTGCTGCGCGCTCAGGCGCAGGACGTCCGCGAGGAAGGCAGGCGGGCGCTCATGCAGACCGGTGGGCGCAAGGAGGTGCTCATGATGGTCCCGGTGGTGTTCCTCATCCTCCCGGTGACCGTCCTGTTCGCCGTCTTCCCCAGCGCGGTGATCCTGCGGGTGGGGCTGTGA
- a CDS encoding TadE/TadG family type IV pilus assembly protein, producing the protein MVDFTLVGGLVVVLFVSVLQLALVQHVRNTVVDAAGEGARYAAQVGRTPADGAQRTTDLLRASLADRYAQDVTARRVDAGDLALVEVTVRVPLPVVGLLGPGGVMELDGHAPVEWP; encoded by the coding sequence ATCGTCGACTTCACGCTCGTCGGTGGGCTCGTCGTCGTCCTGTTCGTGTCGGTGCTGCAGCTGGCCCTGGTCCAGCACGTGCGGAACACGGTGGTCGACGCGGCCGGGGAGGGCGCGCGGTACGCGGCGCAGGTCGGGCGGACGCCGGCCGACGGTGCGCAGCGCACCACCGACCTGCTGCGCGCGTCGCTCGCGGACCGGTACGCGCAGGACGTCACGGCGCGCCGCGTCGACGCGGGCGACCTCGCCCTCGTCGAGGTCACCGTGCGCGTCCCCCTGCCCGTCGTGGGCCTGCTCGGCCCCGGGGGCGTCATGGAGCTCGACGGCCACGCACCGGTGGAGTGGCCGTGA
- a CDS encoding pilus assembly protein produces the protein MSCRVRRWWRARTADRPGDAGSALVEFLGISVVLLVPIVYLVLVLGRIQAATFAAESAAREAARVYVAADDAEQGAARAVTSVAVALTDQGFDDDPAEALDVRCSADPCLTPGAEVAATVQVRVPLPFVPSFVRDVVPLEVPVTAQRVAPVDTYRVAR, from the coding sequence GTGAGCTGCAGGGTGCGCCGGTGGTGGCGTGCCCGGACCGCGGATAGGCCCGGTGACGCGGGCAGCGCGCTCGTCGAGTTCCTCGGGATCTCGGTCGTGCTGCTGGTGCCGATCGTGTACCTCGTCCTGGTGCTGGGCCGGATCCAGGCCGCGACGTTCGCCGCGGAGAGCGCGGCGCGGGAGGCGGCGCGCGTGTACGTCGCGGCGGACGACGCCGAGCAGGGCGCCGCGCGCGCGGTGACGTCGGTCGCGGTCGCGCTCACGGACCAGGGGTTCGACGACGACCCGGCGGAGGCGCTCGACGTGCGGTGCTCGGCCGACCCGTGCCTGACTCCCGGTGCCGAGGTCGCGGCGACGGTGCAGGTGCGCGTGCCGCTGCCGTTCGTGCCGTCGTTCGTGCGGGACGTCGTGCCGCTCGAGGTGCCGGTCACCGCGCAGCGGGTCGCCCCGGTGGACACCTACCGGGTGGCGCGATGA
- a CDS encoding pilus assembly protein TadG-related protein produces MTGRGPAGGVRRRWRDVRSGVRGGADDGQVMILSLGFGVLAILLVLVITAATAVHLDRKRLLAIADLAALAAADQVSTRYFGSADDRGPAGIPLTDETVRAAVEQYVRDHPEPSARWDGVQVLEATAPDGRSAFVRLGAVTRLPVLTSVLQPWSDGIELVVEGTARAS; encoded by the coding sequence ATGACGGGCCGCGGGCCGGCCGGGGGAGTGCGGCGCCGGTGGCGGGACGTGCGCAGCGGTGTCCGCGGCGGCGCTGACGACGGGCAGGTGATGATCCTGTCCCTGGGGTTCGGCGTGCTCGCGATCCTGCTCGTCCTGGTCATCACCGCCGCGACGGCCGTCCACCTCGACCGCAAGCGGCTGCTCGCGATCGCCGACCTCGCGGCGCTGGCCGCGGCCGACCAGGTGAGCACCCGCTACTTCGGTTCCGCCGACGACCGCGGCCCCGCGGGCATCCCGCTGACCGACGAGACCGTCCGTGCGGCGGTCGAGCAGTACGTCCGCGACCACCCCGAGCCGAGTGCCCGCTGGGACGGCGTGCAGGTGCTCGAGGCGACCGCGCCGGACGGGCGCTCGGCCTTCGTCCGGCTCGGCGCGGTCACCCGGCTGCCGGTGCTCACCTCCGTCCTCCAGCCGTGGTCCGACGGCATCGAGCTGGTGGTCGAGGGCACCGCGCGCGCCTCCTGA
- a CDS encoding DUF4345 family protein: MTAAPSTTRRTNELAETPPPTPARRVLLVVTGAVALLVGAGVALVPAAVHAASGGTAVPDVVAHSDLRGAGVLLAVVGVLLLVAGVRGRHVDAALRLGAAAYLAYAAGRVLGIVLDGHPGTGVLVAGAVELVLGAACAVALRRGRTPA, from the coding sequence ATGACCGCAGCACCGTCCACCACCCGACGCACGAACGAGCTCGCCGAGACACCGCCCCCGACGCCCGCCCGTCGCGTGCTGCTCGTCGTCACGGGGGCGGTGGCCCTGCTCGTCGGGGCGGGTGTGGCGCTCGTTCCCGCCGCCGTCCACGCCGCGAGCGGCGGCACCGCCGTGCCGGACGTCGTCGCCCACTCGGACCTGCGCGGTGCGGGAGTGTTGCTCGCGGTCGTCGGTGTGCTCCTGCTGGTGGCGGGCGTCCGTGGCCGGCACGTCGACGCGGCGCTGCGCCTGGGCGCGGCGGCCTACCTCGCCTACGCGGCCGGCCGCGTGCTCGGCATCGTGCTCGACGGCCACCCCGGGACAGGTGTCCTCGTCGCCGGTGCCGTCGAGCTCGTGCTGGGTGCGGCGTGCGCGGTCGCGCTGCGGCGCGGACGCACCCCCGCCTGA